The DNA window GATGTGGGTGCCGACGTGGGTGCCCATCGTGATGACGTCGTTGGCGGCCGAGCCGCCGTCGGCCCGCACCATGTCGCCGTGCCGGCGGGGCAGCGCGTGCCAGAAGGCCGGGTGGTTGGGCGACTGCGGCATCCCGATGGTGAGGGGCCGGCCCAGATCGTAGATCCGGATCCCGTCGTGGACGGCGCGCAGCAGCAGGCCGGTCGTGGTGGCGCTGGTGGAGTCTTCTGGGCTCAACGCTTCTCGTCTTTCGTCGCTGGTCCGAATGCCGGTGATGCCGGCGCCTGTCATGCGATCACCCGCCTGGTGCGCAGATCCTCGACCGTCCCGGCGTCGAGGCCGAGCTCGTCCTGGAGGATCGCGTCGGTGTCGGCGCCGAGGCGCCGCCCGGTGAAGCGGATCCGGCCGGGGGCGCCGGTCATCCGCCACATCACGTTGTGCATGAGCACGGGGCCGAGGTCGTCGTCCTCGACGTGGGTGAGCATCCCGGTGGCCTGGACGTGGGGGTCCTCGGCGAGGTCGCGGGCGGTGTAGACGGGCGCGACGGCCGCGCCCACCCGCTCGAACTCGGCCATCACCTCGGCGCGGGTGCGCTCGGCGATCCACGACCCCACGTAGGAGTCGAGCAGGTCGGCGTGCTGCGCCCGCTCGCGGCCGGAGGCGAACCAGGGCTCGTCGATGACCTCGGGGTGGCCCACCAGCGTCAGGACGCGCTCGGCGATGCGCTGGGCGCTGGTCGAGACCGCGACCCAGCCGCCGTCCTTGCACAGGTACGTGTTGCGCGGCGCGTTGTTGGACGACCGGTTGCCCTGCCGCTCCCCGACCACGCCGAGCTGGTCGTACACGGTGGGCCCGGGGCCGACGGCGGCCATGATGGGCTCGATCAGGCTCAGGTCGACGACCTCGCCCCGCCCGGTCCGCTCGCGGGCCCACAGCGCCATCATCGTCGCCGACGACGCGGCGATGCCGCAGATGCTGTCGGCCAGGCCGAACGCCGGCAGCGTCGGCGGGCCGCCGGCCTCGCCGGTGAGGTGGGCGAACCCGCTCATCGCCTCGGCGAGCGTGCCGAAGCCGGCGCGGGCCGCGTACGGCCCCTGCTGGCCGAAGCCGGTGACGCGGACGATGACCAGCCGGGGGTTGACCGCGTGCAGCGCGTCAGGTCCGAGGCCCCAGCGTTCGAGCGTGCCGGGCCGGAAGTTCTCCACCAGCACGTCGGCCGTCGCGGCCAGCCGCAGGAGGATGTCCGCGCCCTCGGGAGCCGACAGGCTCAGTCCGAGCGCCCGCTTGTTGCGGGAGATCTCCTTCCACCACAGGGGCACCCCGTCCTTGGACGGTCCGTGCCCTCGCATGCCGTCACCGTTGACCGGGTGCTCGATCTTGATGACCTCGGCGCCCTGGTCGCCGAGGATCTGGCAGCACAGGGGGCCGGCGAGGATGGTGGACGCGTCCAGCACCCTCAGTCCTGTCAGAGGCCCGTCTTCCACCTTAGCTCCATGTTCCGCTATAGCGAACGCTGGTCCGCTCAGAGGTTAGTTCATTGCTTTTCCCAGGTCAACGCCGTTACGTCGCCTGGGGGACGGCGCGGCGCTCAGCCGGTGAGCGCCGCGCCGATGGCGTAGGCGCGCACCACCGCGGCCGCCAGGGACGTCCCCCCGCCGGGGTAGCAGTCGCCGAAGGGCGTCGCGGCGACGTTGCCCGCCGCGAACAGGCCCGCCACCGGCTCGCCCGAGGTGGACAGGACCCGGCCGTCGTGGTCGGTCGCCACTCCCCCGCACGTGCCGAGGGTCGCCGCGTGCACGGGCACCGCCGTGAACGGCGGCCGCCCGATCGGCGCCAGGCACGGGTTGGGCTCCACCGAAGGGTCGCCCAGGTGGCGGTCCGCCACGGACGAGCCCCGCGCGAACAGCCGGTCGGCGCCCTCGGCCGCGTCGGCGTTGAACCGCTCCACCGTCGCGGCCAGGCCGCCCGCGTCGATCCCGCAGGCGTCGGCCAGCTCCCGCAGCGTGGGCCGGGTCACCGCCCACGCGGGCGTCGTCCCCGGCGGCGCTCCCGCGACGGGGTAGCGCTCGCCGTAGGCGCTGTCGTGGACGAGCCAGGCGGGCACGTGCCGGGGCGCGCCGGTCGCCGGGTCCACCTCCCTGAACACCTTGGTCAGGTCGTGGTAGCACTGCGCCTCGTTGACGAACCGGCGGCCGGCGGCGTTCACCATCAGCGACCCAGGACGGGTGAGCTCGACGTTCGCGAGCCTGCCGGTGAGCTGCCCGTCGTAGCGGGCGTCCGGGTCCTGGAACGCCGGTACGCCCCACGAGGCGGTCATGTCCCGGACCCCCGCGCCCGCGCGCAGCGCCATGAGCAGGCCGTCGCCGACGTTGCCCGGCGCGCCGATCGGCACCACCGGGGCGGGCAGGAAGGCCCGCTGCAACTCGGCGTTCCACTCGAAGCCGCCGCTCGCCAGCACGACCGCGCGCCGCGCCCGGATCCGCCGCACGCCGCCGGCGGCCCGCACGGTGACCTCCCACGCCTCTCCGGCGCGGTCCAGGCCGGTCGCCCTGGCGCCGGTGACGAAGGCGACCCCGCGGTCGTGCGCGGAGGCGGCGAGCGCTCCGGCGAGCGCACCGCCCATGGTCCTGACCCCCTGGGCGGCGCGCTCCCTGGAGAGCGCGTCGAGATCCAGCCCGCGCCCGTGCTCCCGCTCGACCATGGTGATCGACGGCAGGTACGTCGGCGTCCTCAGCACCTCGTCGAGGCCGGGCCTGGCCCTCGCGTCGAACGGCAGGTTGTCCAGCGCGCGCCCGCCCGCCACCGCCCCCGGCGCGTCCGCCCGGTAGTCGGGTCTGCCCAGCGCGGCCAGCCCCACCTCGGTCTCGTCGCACAGGTACCGCACGGCCTCGGGGGCGGTGCGCAGGAACCAGTCGATCCGCTCGTACGGCACCGCCCCGCGCGTCACCGCGGTCAGGTACGCCACGGCGTCCTCCCGCGTGTCGGGGAACCCGGCCGCCGCCATCAGGTGGTTGCCCGGCACCCAGATGACGCCGCCGGAGACGGCCGTCGAGCCGCCCAGCGACCGCGCCCGCTCGACGAGCACGACGTGGTGGCCCGCGTCGGCGGCCCGGCAGGCGGCGACCAGGCCGGCCGCTCCGCTGCCGAGGACGAGCACGTCGCAGGCCGCGGGCGGTTCCGCCGAGGTCGTGAAGGCGCCTCTCGCGTTCATCGGGTTTCCTTCCATGCCGCACGATTGACGAAGACCAGGACGGAGGCGAGCGCGACGAACATCGCCGCGAGCCCCCAGCCGAGGGAGTAGGAGGAGTACTGCGCCGCGGCGCCGACGGCGAGCGGCCCCACGATGCCCCCGGCCGAGCCGCCGGCCTGCACCAGCCCCGACGCCGCGCCGGGGCCCTCCGGGTAGGCCTCGGCGATGACCAGGGCGATCACCCCGGTCCAGCCCCAGCCGGCGCCGCCCGCGACGAGCATGCCGATCAGGCCCAGCACGCGGTCGCCCGAGGCGAGCAGCAGGAAGCCGCAGGCGCCCACCGCCATCAGCGCCGCGACGGTCAGCCTGCCGTGCCTGCGTGTGCGGCCCAGTCCCAGCCCGAGCCGGACGGCGATGATCACGGCGCTGCCCACGGCCAGCGCCGTCCCCGCCGCGCTCTGGCTGAGCCCGACCGTGACGCCGTAGTCCACGAAGAAGCCGCTGAGCGCGTTGGCCGCGGCCGCGCACAGGAAGAACGCCACGGTGATCATCAGCAGCGGCCCCAGCGGCGTCAGCGCCGCCCGCGGTCGCCCGGCGCCGCCCGCCCGCGCCGGGGGCGGCGCGTCGGGGACGCGCAGCGCCATGAGCACGACCACGGCCACGGTCCCGACGAGGAACACCAGCCGCCAGTGCATGACCGTGGCGAGGAGCGGCAGCGCGAGGCTGGCCAGCAGCGTGGACGCCGGCAGCGAGGCGCGCTCGATGCCGAAGGCCATGGGCCGCCGGCTCAGGCGCACGTTGCGGACGATCAGCAGCGCGCCGATCGGCCCGCCGAGGCCCGAGCCGACGCCGCCCACCGCCAGCGACACCAGCAGCCCCGCCCAGGAGCCGCCGGACACCGCGACCCCGACCAGGGAGGCGCCCGTCACCCCCGCCGCGAGGCGCAGGGCGCGGCGGGCGCCCATCCGGTCCGCGACGCGCCCGCCGAACGACATGGAGAGCGCGCTGACCGCGTAGAACACGCTGATGGTCAGGCCCAGCGCCGCGCTGTCCAGGCCCAGGTCGAGCCGGATCGCGACGCCGAGCGTCCCCGCCAGGTAGGCGGGATACATGTACGTCATGCCGAGCAGGACGGCCAGCGTGACCGCGCGCCGCGCCGGTCCCGCCTCGCCTGGCTCCTCGGCCGCGGAAGAGATGTCGGACGGATTGACGGCTCCGCCGCCGGCTCCGGTTACCACTGCGAGGTCCTACCGCCTGCTCGTGAAGGGTCTCTAGCCCCAGATCTCGTCGGCGTAGGAGATGTTGACCTGGCCGCGCCAGCCGCTCGCGTCGTCCTTCGCCCAGCGCTCGCGCCACTCGGCGGCGTGGTTGAGAATGACGGGGTCGCCGTAGTGCAGCTTGCCGTCGGCGTGGTAGGCGTCGTGGTCGTCGACGTACATCAGGTCGAAGTGCTTGAACCACTCCTCGCCCCGGACGTTGCGGCTGATCACGAAGTTCGCGTAGTCCTGGATCCGGGGGTTCTGGCGGAAGGCCCGGTAGTCGATGTTGCGGGTGTATTCCTCGTACTCCGCCAGGTCGGTGCCGGGCTTGAGGTTGTAGGTGAGCAGCACGAGCTTGCGGGCCATGAGAGGTCTCCTTGATGGGGGTCTCGCGTACAGGGGTGGGGGGCTGGGGTCAGTCAGGGGTCCGGGGACGCCACTGGGGTTCGATCTCGGTCTCCGCGCGGGCGGTGAGCACGCCGCTCTGCGCCAGGTCGTTCCAGACGCGCTGCTCGACGATCAGGCCGTCGCGCAGCCGGAAGCGGTCCACGTAGCGGACGCCGTCGTAGCGGACGCCGGCGTTGTTCTCGCCGAACAGCGTCCCCATCGACCAGACGATCACGTCGCCGGTCCCGTCGGTGAGCGCCTCGTACTCCTCGCGGTGCTTGTCGACGTGCCGGTAGCGGACGGCGGAGGCCGCCGCGAGCGCGTCCAGCGTGGTGTAGCGCCGGCCGCCCGGGAAGATCATGACCGCGCCGTCGGCGAGGTGGCGGGCCGCGGCGTCGCGGTCGCCCCTGCCGAGGGCGGCGAGGAAGTCCTCGACCACCGCGACGGCCGCCGCCTCGGCGGTCATGACGCCTCCCCGGCCGGCTCGCCGGAGGCGGCCATCCGGGTGGCCGCGCAGCGGATGGCGCGCACGATGCTGCCGTATCCGGTGCAGCGGCACAGGTTCCCGTTGATGGCCTGGACGATGGCGTCGTCGTCGGGGTCGGGCGTCCGGTCGAGCAGTTCGCGCGCCGTCAGCAGCATGCCCGGCAGGCAGTAGCCGCACTGGAAGCCGAACTCGTCCCAGAACGCCTGCTGGACGGGGTGGAGGCCGCCGTCGCCCGCCACCCCCTCGATGGTGGTGATCTCGGCGCCGTCGGCCTGGACGGCCAGCACCGAGCAGGACTTGACCGACGCGCCGTCCACCAGGACGGTGCACGCGCCGCAGTCGCCGGTCAGGCAGCCCACGTGGGTGCCGGTGAGGCCCAGGTCCTCCCGGACCGCGTGCACCAGGAGCTTGCACGCCTCGACCTCGATCTCGCGTTCCCGGCCGTTGACGGTCAGGCGGATGCTGTTCACGACTCTCCTTCGGCTTCCAGCGCGTCGGCGACGGCGCGGGCCGCCACCACGGGGGCGACGCGCCTGCGGTACTCGCCGTCGGCGAGGACGTCGCTCCACGGCTCGTCGAGCGCCGCGCCGACGACCTCGCGTACGTGGGCCCGCCAGGCGGGGTCGGCGACCCCGGCCGCGGGCGGGTCGAGCGTGACGAGCAGCGGCGTCGCGGCCACCGCGCCGACCGCCACGCGCAGCGCGCCGTCCGGGCCGGGCACGCAGGCGGCGGTGGC is part of the Nonomuraea coxensis DSM 45129 genome and encodes:
- a CDS encoding FAD-dependent oxidoreductase, whose translation is MNARGAFTTSAEPPAACDVLVLGSGAAGLVAACRAADAGHHVVLVERARSLGGSTAVSGGVIWVPGNHLMAAAGFPDTREDAVAYLTAVTRGAVPYERIDWFLRTAPEAVRYLCDETEVGLAALGRPDYRADAPGAVAGGRALDNLPFDARARPGLDEVLRTPTYLPSITMVEREHGRGLDLDALSRERAAQGVRTMGGALAGALAASAHDRGVAFVTGARATGLDRAGEAWEVTVRAAGGVRRIRARRAVVLASGGFEWNAELQRAFLPAPVVPIGAPGNVGDGLLMALRAGAGVRDMTASWGVPAFQDPDARYDGQLTGRLANVELTRPGSLMVNAAGRRFVNEAQCYHDLTKVFREVDPATGAPRHVPAWLVHDSAYGERYPVAGAPPGTTPAWAVTRPTLRELADACGIDAGGLAATVERFNADAAEGADRLFARGSSVADRHLGDPSVEPNPCLAPIGRPPFTAVPVHAATLGTCGGVATDHDGRVLSTSGEPVAGLFAAGNVAATPFGDCYPGGGTSLAAAVVRAYAIGAALTG
- a CDS encoding MFS transporter, which gives rise to MVTGAGGGAVNPSDISSAAEEPGEAGPARRAVTLAVLLGMTYMYPAYLAGTLGVAIRLDLGLDSAALGLTISVFYAVSALSMSFGGRVADRMGARRALRLAAGVTGASLVGVAVSGGSWAGLLVSLAVGGVGSGLGGPIGALLIVRNVRLSRRPMAFGIERASLPASTLLASLALPLLATVMHWRLVFLVGTVAVVVLMALRVPDAPPPARAGGAGRPRAALTPLGPLLMITVAFFLCAAAANALSGFFVDYGVTVGLSQSAAGTALAVGSAVIIAVRLGLGLGRTRRHGRLTVAALMAVGACGFLLLASGDRVLGLIGMLVAGGAGWGWTGVIALVIAEAYPEGPGAASGLVQAGGSAGGIVGPLAVGAAAQYSSYSLGWGLAAMFVALASVLVFVNRAAWKETR
- a CDS encoding (2Fe-2S)-binding protein, which produces MNSIRLTVNGREREIEVEACKLLVHAVREDLGLTGTHVGCLTGDCGACTVLVDGASVKSCSVLAVQADGAEITTIEGVAGDGGLHPVQQAFWDEFGFQCGYCLPGMLLTARELLDRTPDPDDDAIVQAINGNLCRCTGYGSIVRAIRCAATRMAASGEPAGEAS
- a CDS encoding nuclear transport factor 2 family protein; translated protein: MTAEAAAVAVVEDFLAALGRGDRDAAARHLADGAVMIFPGGRRYTTLDALAAASAVRYRHVDKHREEYEALTDGTGDVIVWSMGTLFGENNAGVRYDGVRYVDRFRLRDGLIVEQRVWNDLAQSGVLTARAETEIEPQWRPRTPD
- a CDS encoding CaiB/BaiF CoA transferase family protein; translated protein: MEDGPLTGLRVLDASTILAGPLCCQILGDQGAEVIKIEHPVNGDGMRGHGPSKDGVPLWWKEISRNKRALGLSLSAPEGADILLRLAATADVLVENFRPGTLERWGLGPDALHAVNPRLVIVRVTGFGQQGPYAARAGFGTLAEAMSGFAHLTGEAGGPPTLPAFGLADSICGIAASSATMMALWARERTGRGEVVDLSLIEPIMAAVGPGPTVYDQLGVVGERQGNRSSNNAPRNTYLCKDGGWVAVSTSAQRIAERVLTLVGHPEVIDEPWFASGRERAQHADLLDSYVGSWIAERTRAEVMAEFERVGAAVAPVYTARDLAEDPHVQATGMLTHVEDDDLGPVLMHNVMWRMTGAPGRIRFTGRRLGADTDAILQDELGLDAGTVEDLRTRRVIA